One part of the Paenibacillus silvisoli genome encodes these proteins:
- a CDS encoding PhoH family protein, which yields MKKIFVLDTNVLLHDPQAIFAFDDNEVIIPAVVLEEIDSKKRLADELGRNARHVSRLLDQMRPTGRLHEGIELDNGGVLKVELNHRSFLRVQEMFGEMSNDNRILAVALNYHLEEQEKSEPRHVIIVSKDVLVRIKADVLGLEAQDYKSDQVVAPSDVYAGYLTLKVHPSVIDEFYTYRFLSIKNLLLNIRLHPNEFVILRDEMGTSKSALLKVSQDGARLEPLYLSNDPVWGITARNAQQRMALELLLSDDIPLVTLTGKAGTGKTLLALAAGLMKVEDEHKYKKLLIARPVVPMGKDIGYLPGEKDEKLRPWMQPIYDNLEYLFDTKKSGDIDKILMGLGSIQVEALTYIRGRSIPGQFIIIDEAQNLTRHEVKTIVSRVGEGSKIVLMGDPEQIDHPYLDSISNGLTHIVERFKQESVSGHMTLEKGERSKLAQLAADLL from the coding sequence ATGAAAAAAATATTCGTGCTCGACACCAATGTACTGCTACACGATCCGCAAGCGATCTTCGCTTTTGATGACAACGAGGTCATAATTCCCGCGGTGGTGTTGGAAGAAATTGACTCAAAGAAGCGACTTGCTGACGAGCTCGGCCGCAATGCAAGGCATGTATCCAGATTGCTGGATCAGATGCGGCCGACGGGGCGATTGCACGAAGGAATTGAGCTTGATAACGGGGGCGTTCTAAAGGTAGAGCTGAACCATCGCAGTTTTTTGCGCGTTCAGGAAATGTTCGGTGAAATGTCGAATGACAATCGGATTTTAGCGGTTGCCTTGAATTATCATCTGGAGGAACAGGAGAAATCGGAGCCAAGACATGTCATTATCGTCAGCAAAGACGTGCTCGTCCGCATTAAGGCGGATGTGCTGGGGCTCGAAGCCCAAGATTACAAGTCCGACCAGGTGGTTGCGCCGTCGGATGTGTACGCTGGGTACTTAACATTGAAGGTGCATCCTTCCGTGATCGACGAATTTTACACGTACCGGTTTCTTTCGATCAAAAACCTGCTGCTGAACATACGGCTGCACCCCAATGAATTCGTCATTCTCCGGGATGAGATGGGGACATCCAAGTCGGCGCTGCTGAAGGTAAGCCAAGACGGGGCGCGGCTGGAGCCGCTGTATCTCAGCAATGATCCGGTGTGGGGCATTACGGCCCGGAACGCGCAGCAGCGCATGGCGCTGGAGCTTCTGCTCAGCGATGATATCCCGCTTGTGACGCTGACAGGCAAGGCAGGCACGGGAAAAACGCTGCTCGCGCTCGCCGCAGGCCTTATGAAGGTCGAGGATGAGCACAAGTACAAGAAGCTGCTGATCGCAAGGCCGGTCGTGCCTATGGGGAAGGACATCGGGTACTTACCGGGTGAGAAGGACGAGAAGCTGCGTCCATGGATGCAGCCGATTTACGATAATTTAGAGTATTTGTTCGATACGAAAAAATCGGGGGATATCGATAAAATATTGATGGGGCTGGGCAGCATCCAAGTCGAGGCGCTGACCTATATCCGGGGCCGTTCGATTCCGGGGCAGTTCATCATCATTGACGAAGCGCAGAACTTGACCAGACACGAGGTGAAAACGATCGTGTCCCGCGTCGGGGAAGGCAGTAAAATCGTGCTGATGGGCGATCCGGAGCAAATCGATCATCCTTATCTCGATTCCATCAGCAACGGCTTGACGCATATCGTGGAACGGTTTAAGCAGGAAAGCGTCAGCGGCCATATGACGCTGGAGAAGGGCGAACGTTCGAAGCTCGCCCAACTGGCGGCCGATCTGCTTTAA
- a CDS encoding ABC transporter substrate-binding protein: protein MLRRKEAMLLLSVFTICAALLVPIFGKPDSSVTPSDDGKPSKSSPEVVDGEDQDRTTLSIAVSMNEAEFKYWQTANEHFHLSHPQISIVMTNIHDEDADEARKKASQAGEPFDLMLLDNDRVREFAVQGFLLPVDEIISGDAAADQLEALTSIVKWNGSLWGVPLDCDPLLIVWQKNLLKAAGLMQPPKDIDALKAAIEALQAANPLMTPFNLNTMDPQEMAAWIGMFKENSEPAANMSPFTVTQKEQLQFAAQQAAGLYRLSPVQERNQLIGAFAAGKLLSAVMPWSLYQSLTDEERGLLSVGSTNGPVVRANGRSFVLSAETERLEEAKEYITEMASSGAQLDRYRSLMRLPARISAMTNEFEYYDIDERPPHFLVSMLSMASVTPDPAWHARWERWAKSLPLLGGNGTVLQPDLASRFIAQWNEEPVQQQQQQQQQDQQQEQEQQSLDKQEKDGAEAPPIKPSKTNGKLD from the coding sequence GTGTTACGAAGAAAAGAAGCGATGCTTCTGCTGAGCGTGTTTACGATTTGCGCCGCGCTGCTCGTCCCTATATTCGGCAAGCCGGATTCTTCGGTCACGCCTTCCGACGACGGCAAGCCTTCCAAGAGCAGCCCTGAAGTCGTCGATGGGGAAGATCAGGATCGAACGACACTATCGATTGCCGTTTCGATGAACGAGGCGGAATTTAAATATTGGCAGACGGCCAATGAGCATTTTCACCTCAGCCATCCCCAGATCAGCATCGTCATGACGAACATTCACGACGAGGATGCGGATGAAGCGAGGAAGAAGGCTTCTCAAGCCGGGGAGCCGTTCGATCTGATGCTGCTCGACAACGACCGTGTGCGCGAATTTGCCGTGCAAGGCTTTCTGCTTCCGGTCGATGAAATCATTTCCGGCGATGCTGCCGCCGATCAGTTGGAAGCGCTCACAAGCATCGTCAAATGGAACGGCTCGCTCTGGGGCGTGCCGCTGGACTGCGATCCTCTGCTTATCGTTTGGCAGAAAAACCTGCTGAAGGCAGCAGGCTTGATGCAGCCGCCTAAGGACATCGACGCCTTGAAAGCCGCTATCGAGGCGCTGCAAGCGGCAAACCCGCTAATGACGCCGTTTAATCTCAATACGATGGATCCGCAAGAGATGGCCGCTTGGATCGGCATGTTCAAGGAGAACAGCGAACCGGCGGCGAATATGTCCCCGTTCACGGTGACGCAGAAGGAGCAGCTTCAATTCGCGGCGCAGCAAGCGGCCGGATTGTACAGGCTGTCGCCCGTCCAAGAGCGGAATCAGCTGATCGGCGCTTTCGCAGCCGGCAAGCTGCTGTCCGCGGTTATGCCATGGTCCTTGTATCAATCGCTGACGGACGAAGAACGCGGCCTGCTGTCCGTCGGCTCCACGAACGGGCCGGTCGTACGCGCAAACGGGAGAAGCTTCGTCCTGTCCGCCGAGACGGAGCGGCTGGAAGAAGCCAAAGAATATATAACGGAGATGGCATCCTCCGGCGCGCAGCTGGATCGGTATAGAAGCTTGATGCGGCTGCCCGCGCGCATTTCCGCGATGACGAACGAATTCGAATACTACGATATCGATGAGCGTCCGCCTCATTTCCTGGTCAGCATGCTGAGCATGGCATCCGTAACGCCGGATCCAGCATGGCATGCAAGATGGGAGCGGTGGGCGAAGTCGCTTCCGCTGCTAGGAGGCAATGGGACGGTGCTGCAGCCGGACCTTGCCAGCCGATTCATTGCGCAATGGAACGAGGAGCCGGTTCAGCAGCAACAGCAGCAGCAACAGCAAGATCAGCAACAGGAACAGGAGCAGCAGAGCCTGGACAAGCAAGAAAAAGACGGCGCCGAAGCGCCGCCGATCAAACCGTCAAAGACTAATGGCAAGCTTGATTAG